The following proteins come from a genomic window of Maribacter sp. HTCC2170:
- a CDS encoding sulfatase: MKKEITVFVLPIIISLVLSACNTVQEEVEERPNILFFLVDDQRNDLLSIAGHPIIQTPTVDKLAENGVRFTNAFVTTSICAASRASILTGLYESKHGYTFGKLPIKTEFVKNSYPFLLKSSGYKTGFIGKFGMKIENQDSLLPQMFDYYKPSPKSGPHFIKLNDGTKRHSAEIKGDEAVEFIANQTSENPFCLSISFNAVHAVDGNKTPGNDGHYPYPKAVEHLYEDTEMPTPELSDSNIYENHPEFLKNSLNRERYFWRWDTEEKYQTNMKAYFRMISGYDNVMKRVLNTLEKYGLDKNTIIIFSSDNGYYMGNRGFAGKWSHYEESLRVPLVIYDPRKSRKTVKGTSDKVALNIDIPSTILDLAGISLPEIYQGESLVPILNNEDIDTWRTDFLCEHRMEHDKIPKYVGIRGQRYIYANYYEQNPPYEYLHDLQKDPKQLENLIDDTTYKDVLQQMRSKRDSLEIKVKGQQ, encoded by the coding sequence ATGAAAAAAGAAATAACAGTTTTCGTTTTGCCTATAATTATTTCACTGGTTTTAAGTGCCTGCAACACTGTACAAGAAGAAGTAGAAGAAAGACCAAATATTTTATTTTTTCTTGTTGATGACCAACGGAACGACCTTCTATCTATCGCAGGGCATCCAATCATTCAAACACCAACAGTAGATAAGCTCGCCGAAAATGGCGTTCGATTTACAAATGCTTTTGTAACAACTTCAATTTGTGCTGCAAGTAGGGCCTCTATCCTAACCGGATTATACGAGAGCAAACATGGTTACACTTTTGGAAAACTTCCTATTAAAACTGAGTTCGTAAAAAATTCATATCCATTCCTGTTAAAATCATCAGGATATAAAACAGGTTTTATTGGGAAATTTGGAATGAAAATCGAAAATCAGGATAGTTTGCTTCCCCAAATGTTCGACTACTATAAACCTTCACCAAAATCTGGTCCACATTTTATAAAACTTAACGATGGCACCAAACGACATTCTGCCGAGATAAAAGGAGATGAAGCTGTAGAGTTTATTGCAAATCAAACAAGCGAAAACCCATTTTGCCTTTCCATTAGCTTTAATGCCGTTCATGCAGTAGATGGTAATAAAACTCCAGGAAATGATGGTCATTATCCCTACCCAAAGGCAGTGGAACACTTGTATGAGGATACCGAAATGCCAACTCCTGAATTATCAGATTCCAATATTTATGAAAATCATCCGGAGTTCTTAAAAAATTCACTCAACAGGGAACGTTATTTCTGGCGGTGGGATACAGAAGAAAAGTATCAAACAAACATGAAAGCATATTTTCGCATGATCAGCGGGTACGACAATGTAATGAAAAGGGTACTAAATACGCTTGAAAAATATGGATTGGATAAGAATACCATAATTATTTTCTCCTCTGATAATGGTTACTATATGGGTAATAGAGGTTTTGCGGGCAAATGGTCGCACTATGAAGAGTCCCTTCGAGTTCCTTTAGTGATTTACGACCCACGAAAGTCTAGAAAGACGGTAAAAGGTACTTCAGATAAGGTTGCCTTAAATATTGATATTCCGTCAACCATACTGGACCTAGCAGGAATTTCATTACCAGAAATATACCAAGGAGAAAGTCTCGTGCCTATTTTGAACAATGAAGATATTGATACTTGGCGAACAGATTTTCTATGTGAACATAGAATGGAACACGATAAAATTCCCAAATACGTGGGTATTCGAGGGCAAAGATATATCTATGCCAACTATTATGAACAAAATCCACCTTATGAATATTTACATGATTTACAAAAAGATCCAAAGCAACTGGAAAACCTAATTGATGATACTACATACAAAGATGTGCTACAGCAAATGAGAAGTAAGCGTGATAGTTTAGAAATAAAAGTTAAAGGGCAACAATAA
- a CDS encoding DUF1080 domain-containing protein, with protein sequence MNTRKFYPLLILILIVGCGPADDGFTDLFNGKSLDGWHSYGKDEINDGWYADNGELIFDFQRDKSGENSNLVTDKQYTNYELSIEWKIYPHGNSGIFWGVIESEEFEQPYMTGPEIQILDDGWEAYIEERGDINRAGSLYGLIPPSSIVSNPAEEWNHYLIHIDHKENEGFVVFNGTEVVRFPVHGPEWKAMIAKSGFAKWSSFGTAKTGHISLQEWGGKVAFRNIKIKELP encoded by the coding sequence ATGAATACTCGTAAATTTTACCCACTCTTAATTTTGATTTTGATAGTTGGATGCGGTCCGGCTGATGATGGTTTTACAGATTTATTCAATGGAAAAAGTCTTGATGGTTGGCATTCATATGGAAAGGATGAAATCAATGATGGATGGTACGCTGATAATGGCGAATTGATTTTTGACTTTCAAAGGGATAAAAGTGGAGAAAACTCGAATTTGGTGACCGACAAGCAATACACCAATTACGAATTATCGATAGAATGGAAAATCTATCCTCATGGAAACTCAGGTATTTTCTGGGGTGTAATAGAAAGTGAAGAGTTTGAACAACCTTATATGACTGGGCCTGAAATTCAAATTTTGGACGATGGTTGGGAAGCATATATAGAAGAACGTGGCGATATTAATCGGGCGGGTTCATTGTATGGTTTGATCCCACCGTCCTCAATAGTAAGTAACCCAGCAGAGGAATGGAACCATTACCTCATTCATATTGATCATAAAGAAAATGAAGGTTTTGTTGTCTTCAATGGCACAGAGGTTGTTCGTTTTCCCGTACATGGACCTGAGTGGAAAGCAATGATAGCAAAATCAGGTTTTGCTAAATGGTCAAGTTTTGGAACGGCGAAAACTGGCCATATAAGTCTTCAAGAATGGGGCGGAAAAGTTGCGTTTAGAAATATAAAGATTAAAGAATTGCCATAG
- a CDS encoding DUF6624 domain-containing protein, whose protein sequence is MTRQKINILLTIILMTACEQKKKSKTQEAPPKNYIMVLDTIWHSEQDPIRKRDSLMAIYGADSPEFNEQQAIYKSNHVINEKKIKAILDENGWPDQVQIGEQGNLTICNVLQHADHEIRVHYLPLMKQAVLDKKLEPGFLVRAQDRIATDLGDLQIYGGQMKYYPDTKSFNVWPVYDPVNIDKRRAEIGLDPIAEFLKNRFDFEWNLEEQIKRTEEFEKQKRASSQ, encoded by the coding sequence ATGACTAGGCAAAAAATTAACATACTACTCACAATTATATTAATGACAGCTTGTGAGCAAAAAAAGAAATCCAAAACACAGGAAGCGCCTCCAAAAAACTATATCATGGTACTGGACACTATCTGGCATTCTGAGCAAGACCCTATTAGAAAACGAGATTCATTAATGGCAATTTATGGAGCAGATTCTCCTGAGTTTAATGAACAACAGGCCATTTACAAAAGTAATCATGTAATCAATGAAAAAAAGATAAAGGCAATCCTGGATGAGAATGGTTGGCCAGATCAGGTCCAAATTGGTGAACAGGGTAATTTAACTATTTGCAATGTACTCCAACATGCCGATCACGAAATTCGAGTTCATTATTTACCATTAATGAAACAGGCCGTATTGGACAAAAAATTGGAGCCTGGATTTTTAGTACGGGCCCAGGACAGAATTGCCACAGACCTGGGAGATTTACAAATCTATGGGGGTCAAATGAAATACTATCCCGATACCAAAAGTTTTAATGTTTGGCCTGTTTATGACCCGGTGAATATTGATAAACGAAGGGCAGAAATAGGCCTTGATCCAATAGCGGAATTCTTAAAAAACAGATTTGATTTTGAATGGAATTTGGAAGAGCAAATTAAACGAACGGAAGAATTCGAGAAACAAAAACGCGCCAGTAGTCAATAG
- the rsgA gene encoding ribosome small subunit-dependent GTPase A: MTLEDLGYNNELAEYREANNLGSFEIGRVISEHKDRYTVKTGKNEFDAELLGNLRYTATDRSDLPAVGDWVAISEYDEDKALIHALLPRKSIIERKAVGKLGQTQIIAANIDFGLIVQSVNRDFNINRIERYLTICNASKIEPLIVLSKVDLIEEQKLKELLIQINERIEDVPLFAISNQTQIGITELKSELKTGRTYCLLGSSGVGKSTLINTLTGKDLMETGEISESIDRGKHVTSHRELIVLENGILIDNPGIREVGITNSSSGLEITFESILNLAQNCKFSDCTHINEKGCAVIDAIENGDLDADAYANYIKMEKEKSHFESDAQERKKKDRAFGKMIKNVKKQRKLDKY, encoded by the coding sequence ATGACACTAGAGGACTTAGGATACAACAATGAATTAGCTGAATATCGAGAAGCGAACAACCTTGGTTCCTTTGAGATTGGCAGGGTCATTTCGGAGCACAAAGACCGTTATACAGTTAAGACCGGCAAAAATGAATTTGATGCCGAACTTCTGGGGAATCTTAGGTACACAGCTACTGACAGGAGCGATCTTCCTGCGGTTGGTGATTGGGTTGCCATTTCAGAATATGATGAAGACAAAGCGCTAATTCACGCTCTATTACCTAGAAAATCAATTATTGAAAGAAAGGCTGTGGGTAAATTGGGACAAACCCAGATAATCGCCGCGAACATTGATTTTGGACTCATAGTCCAATCGGTAAATAGAGATTTCAATATAAATCGTATAGAACGTTATTTGACTATTTGCAATGCCTCCAAAATTGAACCGCTTATTGTTTTGAGTAAAGTGGATTTAATTGAAGAGCAGAAATTGAAAGAATTGTTGATCCAAATTAACGAACGCATTGAAGATGTTCCCCTATTCGCCATTAGTAATCAAACCCAAATAGGGATTACAGAATTAAAATCAGAATTGAAAACAGGTCGTACTTATTGTCTTCTTGGTTCTTCAGGGGTCGGAAAATCTACCTTGATAAATACCTTGACAGGTAAGGACTTGATGGAAACCGGGGAAATAAGTGAAAGTATTGATCGGGGAAAACATGTAACAAGCCATAGAGAATTGATTGTCCTGGAAAATGGAATTTTGATAGATAACCCGGGCATAAGGGAAGTAGGTATTACCAATAGTTCTAGTGGTCTTGAAATTACTTTTGAGTCTATATTAAACCTTGCCCAGAATTGTAAATTCAGTGATTGCACCCATATCAATGAAAAAGGGTGCGCTGTAATTGACGCTATTGAAAATGGAGATTTAGATGCAGATGCCTACGCCAATTACATTAAAATGGAGAAAGAGAAATCGCATTTTGAGTCAGATGCCCAAGAACGCAAGAAAAAGGATCGGGCTTTCGGAAAAATGATCAAGAATGTAAAAAAACAACGGAAACTGGATAAGTACTAA